The following are encoded in a window of Brevibacillus sp. DP1.3A genomic DNA:
- the dprA gene encoding DNA-processing protein DprA yields MEKAKLDERDWVYVFTMISGLGRRKIREIFEITGSFQVAVENWHELARQLRLTPLITGQVDKHSNVASAMALLEKREEEGTRFLCPFDDAYPVSLRNIPDFPWTLFYRGDHTLLEKLSIGVVGSRKPTPYGRASCSFFVRELVQAGLVIVSGVAYGIDAEAHQATLKAGGKTIGVLGCGMNHVYPSRHRELYREIESFGLLLSEYPPHIPPVSGLFPERNRIISGLSIGVLVVEAAEKSGSLITADCALEQGKEVFAIPGPIFSLMSAGPHNLIKQGAKLVTCSSDIWHEIKHHLPEAGQMKQVVKSNATDVIPLSNEEKAIVEAVTYDGIHLDELMSSLEKDKRRMLHQLVIRLEAKGAIVALPGGYFARR; encoded by the coding sequence GTGGAAAAGGCGAAGCTCGACGAGAGAGACTGGGTGTATGTGTTTACGATGATTTCAGGTTTGGGAAGAAGGAAAATCCGAGAAATCTTTGAAATCACAGGTTCTTTTCAGGTTGCCGTCGAAAATTGGCATGAACTGGCACGTCAGCTCAGATTGACTCCCTTGATCACTGGGCAGGTTGACAAGCATAGCAATGTAGCTTCAGCAATGGCACTATTGGAAAAGCGTGAAGAAGAGGGAACGCGCTTCTTATGTCCTTTTGACGATGCTTATCCTGTTTCGCTCCGCAATATCCCTGATTTTCCATGGACGTTGTTTTATCGTGGCGATCACACATTATTGGAAAAATTGTCGATTGGCGTCGTTGGTTCGCGCAAACCGACACCATATGGAAGAGCGAGCTGTAGCTTTTTTGTCCGAGAACTGGTACAAGCAGGTCTTGTCATTGTCTCAGGGGTAGCGTATGGAATTGATGCGGAGGCTCACCAAGCTACCTTGAAAGCAGGGGGTAAGACTATTGGCGTGCTCGGCTGCGGAATGAATCATGTTTATCCTTCTCGACATCGAGAACTTTATCGCGAAATTGAATCTTTTGGCCTACTCCTCAGCGAATATCCTCCTCATATTCCACCTGTTTCTGGATTATTTCCAGAGAGAAATCGTATCATAAGTGGACTGTCTATCGGTGTATTAGTGGTGGAAGCAGCAGAAAAAAGCGGATCCTTGATTACGGCAGACTGTGCACTTGAGCAGGGCAAGGAAGTTTTTGCAATTCCTGGTCCGATTTTTTCATTGATGAGTGCAGGACCGCATAACTTGATCAAACAAGGTGCAAAGCTAGTAACGTGCAGTAGCGATATATGGCATGAAATCAAACATCATCTTCCAGAAGCTGGGCAGATGAAGCAGGTCGTGAAAAGCAATGCAACCGATGTCATTCCCTTATCTAATGAAGAAAAAGCTATTGTGGAAGCCGTAACATATGATGGAATTCATCTGGATGAGTTAATGAGCAGCTTAGAAAAAGACAAACGCAGGATGCTACATCAGCTGGTCATTCGTTTGGAAGCTAAAGGGGCCATTGTGGCACTTCCTGGCGGTTATTTTGCACGGCGATAG
- the topA gene encoding type I DNA topoisomerase, translating to MADTLVIVESPTKAKTIGKYLGSKYIVKASIGHVRDLPKSQMGVDVTHNFEPKYITIRGKGDVLKGLKDAAKKVKKVYLAADPDREGEAIAWHLAQYLGLDLNQPLRVVFNEITKDAIKEAFKHPRHINMDLVNAQQARRILDRLVGYNISPILWKKVRKGLSAGRVQSVAVKLIMDREREIQEFIPEEYWTIASTLISDGKEINAKFYGYGDEKMELHSEDDVAAVLKRMKNKPYVVQKVTKRERKRNPAPPFITSSLQQEAARKLNFRTSKTMRIAQELYEGIDVGNKEGAVGLITYMRTDSTRLSVTAQNEAREYILEKYGPDYVLSEPRNQAKNENAQDAHEAIRPTGVIRTPDEIKEYLSRDQLRLYRLIWERFLASQMSSAVLDTMSVDIDAGGVTFRATGSKVKFPGFMKVYIEGNDDGAEEESFLPPIEEGQILEQKEIEPSQHFTQPPPRFSEARMLKSMEEMGIGRPSTYAPTLETIQKRGYVALEEKRFVPTELGEIVITLVEEFFPEILNVEFTAHMESGLDNIEAGATNWVQVLDDFYQDFAKRVVVAEEEMKEVELKVEESDESCELCGRVMVYKLGRFGKFLACSGFPDCRNTKPIVKDIGVKCPQCETGEIIERKSKKSRIFYGCNQYPECDFVSWDKPIARPCPKCSSMLVEKKRKKQGVSIVCTKCDYQEEADS from the coding sequence ATGGCTGATACGCTAGTAATCGTAGAATCCCCTACGAAGGCCAAAACCATTGGAAAATACCTGGGTAGTAAATATATCGTGAAAGCGTCTATCGGGCATGTACGCGATTTGCCGAAAAGTCAAATGGGTGTAGACGTTACACATAATTTTGAACCCAAATACATAACCATTCGCGGCAAAGGCGATGTATTGAAGGGCTTAAAAGATGCCGCTAAAAAAGTGAAAAAAGTATATCTCGCAGCCGACCCGGATCGCGAAGGGGAGGCAATTGCTTGGCATTTGGCACAATACTTGGGTCTCGATTTGAATCAACCGCTTCGTGTGGTATTCAATGAGATTACCAAAGATGCCATTAAAGAAGCGTTCAAGCATCCACGACACATAAACATGGACTTGGTAAATGCTCAACAGGCACGTCGCATTCTCGACAGACTCGTTGGTTACAATATCAGTCCAATTTTATGGAAAAAGGTTCGAAAAGGCTTGAGTGCCGGACGTGTTCAATCGGTTGCGGTAAAGCTTATCATGGATCGTGAGCGGGAGATCCAAGAGTTTATCCCGGAAGAGTATTGGACAATTGCGAGTACATTGATCAGCGACGGTAAAGAAATTAACGCGAAGTTCTATGGTTATGGCGATGAAAAGATGGAGCTTCATTCGGAAGATGATGTAGCAGCGGTATTGAAACGAATGAAGAACAAACCATATGTGGTACAAAAGGTAACCAAGCGTGAGCGCAAGCGCAATCCTGCACCTCCTTTTATAACGAGTTCTTTACAGCAAGAGGCAGCGCGTAAGCTGAATTTCCGCACTTCTAAGACCATGCGAATTGCTCAAGAGCTCTATGAGGGGATCGACGTTGGCAATAAAGAAGGCGCAGTTGGTTTGATTACCTATATGCGTACAGACTCTACTCGCCTATCTGTAACTGCACAGAACGAAGCAAGAGAATACATACTTGAGAAATATGGTCCAGACTATGTGTTATCTGAGCCACGCAATCAGGCGAAAAACGAAAATGCTCAAGATGCTCATGAAGCGATTCGTCCAACAGGTGTGATACGTACACCGGATGAAATTAAGGAATACTTGTCGAGAGATCAGTTGCGCTTGTATCGATTAATCTGGGAGCGTTTCCTCGCCAGTCAAATGTCATCTGCTGTTCTTGATACGATGAGCGTAGATATTGACGCAGGTGGAGTTACCTTCAGAGCAACAGGATCAAAAGTGAAGTTCCCTGGATTTATGAAGGTATATATTGAAGGAAACGATGATGGCGCAGAAGAAGAAAGCTTCCTTCCGCCTATTGAAGAAGGACAAATCCTCGAACAAAAAGAAATCGAGCCGAGTCAGCACTTTACACAACCACCACCTCGATTCTCCGAAGCGCGCATGCTTAAATCGATGGAAGAGATGGGAATTGGACGTCCGTCTACCTATGCGCCTACATTAGAAACCATTCAAAAGCGTGGCTATGTAGCATTAGAGGAGAAGCGATTCGTCCCGACCGAGTTGGGTGAGATTGTGATCACGCTTGTCGAGGAGTTTTTCCCGGAGATTCTCAACGTAGAATTCACTGCGCATATGGAATCGGGCTTGGATAATATCGAAGCAGGAGCCACCAATTGGGTGCAGGTGCTGGACGATTTTTATCAAGACTTTGCAAAGCGCGTAGTTGTTGCAGAAGAAGAAATGAAAGAAGTAGAGCTGAAAGTCGAAGAATCGGATGAATCGTGCGAGCTTTGCGGCCGTGTGATGGTATATAAGCTTGGCCGATTCGGCAAGTTTTTAGCTTGTTCCGGATTCCCGGATTGCCGAAATACGAAGCCGATTGTAAAAGATATCGGTGTAAAGTGTCCGCAGTGTGAAACCGGAGAGATTATCGAACGTAAATCTAAGAAGAGTCGTATTTTTTACGGATGTAATCAATATCCGGAATGCGATTTTGTATCGTGGGACAAACCGATTGCCAGACCTTGTCCAAAATGTTCCAGCATGCTCGTGGAGAAAAAGCGCAAGAAGCAAGGAGTTAGCATTGTTTGTACGAAGTGTGATTATCAAGAAGAGGCAGACTCCTAA
- the trmFO gene encoding FADH(2)-oxidizing methylenetetrahydrofolate--tRNA-(uracil(54)-C(5))-methyltransferase TrmFO, with protein sequence MSQPTITVVGAGLAGSEAAWQIAQAGVKVKLYEMRPKTQTPAHHTDKFAELVCSNSLRANTLTNAVGVLKEEMRRLNSVIIDAADRCAVPAGGALAVDRHEFAAHVTDAVRNHPLVEVISDEITEIPEGIVVIATGPLTSPALSTKLKELTGEEYLYFYDAAAPIIEKDSIDMNKVFVASRYDKGEAAYLNCPMTEEEFNRFYDALISAETVPLKEFEKEIFFEGCMPIEVLAKRGHKTMTFGPMKPVGLVDPRTGKKSYAVVQLRQDNSAATLYNIVGFQTHLKWPDQKRVFSLIPGLENCEIVRYGVMHRNTFINSPKLLNPTYQYKDRETLFFAGQMTGVEGYVESAASGLLAGINAARLAKGEELIELPPETIMGSMARYITTADPKHFQPMNANFGLVPEWPERIRDKRLKNEKLAERALDTIQNFTQERHN encoded by the coding sequence ATGTCACAACCAACAATAACAGTAGTGGGCGCTGGTCTCGCTGGTAGTGAGGCAGCATGGCAAATCGCGCAGGCGGGTGTAAAAGTAAAGCTGTATGAAATGAGACCGAAGACACAAACGCCTGCACACCATACCGATAAATTTGCAGAGTTGGTATGTAGTAATTCATTGCGTGCTAACACGTTGACGAATGCAGTGGGTGTATTAAAAGAAGAAATGCGTCGACTGAACTCTGTCATTATCGATGCGGCAGATCGTTGCGCGGTTCCAGCTGGAGGCGCGCTTGCCGTAGACAGACACGAGTTCGCGGCTCATGTTACAGATGCCGTTCGTAATCATCCATTAGTGGAGGTCATTTCGGATGAGATTACCGAAATTCCTGAAGGGATTGTCGTAATTGCGACGGGACCACTTACTTCTCCAGCTTTGTCTACAAAGTTAAAAGAGCTGACGGGTGAAGAATATCTGTACTTCTATGATGCAGCAGCGCCCATTATCGAGAAAGACTCGATTGATATGAACAAGGTGTTCGTTGCTTCCAGATATGATAAAGGTGAAGCAGCCTATCTGAACTGCCCGATGACAGAAGAGGAGTTCAATCGCTTCTATGATGCGCTGATCTCTGCAGAAACAGTTCCATTGAAGGAATTTGAAAAGGAAATTTTCTTCGAAGGCTGCATGCCGATTGAAGTATTGGCAAAGCGTGGTCACAAAACCATGACATTTGGTCCCATGAAGCCAGTGGGTCTGGTTGATCCGCGGACAGGTAAAAAGTCTTACGCGGTTGTACAACTTCGTCAGGACAATAGTGCTGCGACATTGTATAATATCGTAGGCTTCCAGACCCACTTGAAATGGCCGGATCAAAAAAGAGTCTTTTCACTCATTCCTGGGTTGGAAAACTGCGAAATCGTTCGTTATGGTGTGATGCACCGCAACACCTTTATCAACTCGCCAAAACTGTTGAATCCTACGTATCAGTATAAAGACCGGGAAACACTTTTCTTTGCTGGTCAAATGACTGGTGTAGAAGGATATGTAGAGTCAGCGGCATCTGGTTTGCTTGCGGGGATAAATGCAGCACGACTCGCAAAAGGGGAAGAATTGATCGAGCTTCCACCAGAAACAATTATGGGCAGCATGGCTCGTTATATTACAACGGCAGATCCAAAGCATTTCCAACCAATGAACGCAAACTTTGGCTTGGTACCAGAATGGCCAGAAAGAATCCGAGACAAGCGTTTGAAAAATGAAAAGCTCGCTGAGCGGGCGCTAGATACAATTCAGAATTTTACACAAGAACGACACAATTAA
- the xerC gene encoding tyrosine recombinase XerC produces MDISQQNSADIEMFTRYLRVEKNASPHTVKQYVADISEFVSFMEQHQITVFAAVSYLHGRSFLAQLAGRGLSRRSIARKLSSLRSLYRFLLREDQLEQNPFQLVSTPKMEKKLPSFLYPQEVQAFFDLPDTTTPLGIRDRLIFELLYASGMRVTELTTLSVNDVNPSMGVALVYGKGAKERYVPVGSYACDVLRQYLEHGREKLLAGKVEHGNLLVNYRGEPLSDRSVRRIVDKYVDTYALQLRVSPHTFRHTFATHMLNGGADLRTVQELLGHVNVSTTQVYTHVTKERLRHVYDTAHPRANPGNTGSANRT; encoded by the coding sequence ATGGACATTTCGCAACAAAATTCTGCGGATATTGAGATGTTTACCCGCTATTTGCGAGTTGAAAAAAACGCCTCTCCTCATACGGTGAAGCAGTATGTGGCAGATATCAGCGAATTTGTCTCCTTTATGGAACAGCACCAAATCACCGTATTTGCTGCTGTTTCTTATTTGCATGGTCGCTCCTTTCTCGCGCAATTGGCTGGCAGGGGGCTTTCCCGACGAAGTATTGCCCGCAAGCTATCCAGTTTGCGTAGCTTGTACCGATTTCTGTTGCGTGAAGATCAACTGGAACAGAATCCATTTCAACTAGTCTCCACTCCCAAAATGGAGAAGAAACTTCCTTCCTTTTTATATCCGCAAGAAGTTCAAGCTTTTTTCGATCTGCCTGATACCACTACTCCACTGGGAATTCGTGATCGGCTGATTTTTGAACTGTTGTATGCAAGCGGCATGCGCGTTACGGAGCTCACCACTTTATCTGTGAATGATGTGAATCCGAGCATGGGAGTCGCATTGGTTTATGGAAAAGGAGCGAAAGAACGGTATGTGCCGGTTGGAAGTTATGCCTGCGACGTTCTTCGGCAATACCTAGAACATGGAAGAGAAAAACTGTTGGCTGGAAAAGTAGAACACGGCAATTTGCTGGTTAACTATCGGGGAGAACCGTTATCCGACCGCAGTGTTCGGCGGATTGTAGACAAATACGTAGATACGTACGCTCTTCAATTGCGGGTTTCACCACATACCTTTCGTCATACGTTTGCGACCCATATGTTGAACGGTGGCGCTGATCTGCGTACCGTGCAAGAATTACTGGGCCACGTCAATGTTTCAACGACACAGGTGTACACGCATGTGACCAAAGAGCGACTTCGGCATGTATATGACACCGCTCACCCACGAGCAAACCCGGGCAATACAGGTTCCGCCAATCGGACATAA
- the hslV gene encoding ATP-dependent protease subunit HslV: MEQFHATTIFAVQHNGSVAMAGDGQVTFGNSMVMKHGAKKVRRLYRGEVLAGFAGSVADAITLFEKFEGKLEEYHGNLQRAAVELAKEWRMDKILRRLEAMMIVANKEHLLLISGNGEIIEPDDGILAIGSGGSFALAAGRALKTYAPHLGAREIAEASLRTAAEICVFTNNNLVVDELN; the protein is encoded by the coding sequence ATGGAACAGTTTCACGCAACAACCATATTTGCTGTACAGCACAATGGGTCTGTAGCGATGGCCGGAGATGGTCAGGTTACTTTTGGCAACAGCATGGTAATGAAGCACGGTGCCAAAAAAGTAAGACGTCTATATCGCGGCGAAGTTTTAGCAGGATTCGCTGGCTCTGTTGCGGATGCCATTACGCTTTTTGAGAAGTTTGAAGGAAAGCTGGAGGAGTACCACGGCAATCTGCAGCGCGCTGCTGTAGAGCTGGCGAAAGAGTGGCGCATGGATAAAATTTTGCGTCGTTTGGAAGCAATGATGATTGTTGCCAATAAGGAGCATTTGTTGCTTATCTCCGGAAATGGCGAAATCATTGAGCCTGATGATGGGATTCTTGCAATTGGTTCTGGCGGTAGCTTTGCCCTTGCAGCAGGTCGTGCATTGAAAACATATGCGCCTCATCTCGGCGCACGTGAAATTGCGGAAGCATCACTTCGTACCGCTGCTGAAATTTGCGTGTTCACAAACAACAATCTTGTTGTGGATGAGTTGAATTGA
- the hslU gene encoding ATP-dependent protease ATPase subunit HslU, whose product MLNLEQLTPRKIVEHLDKYIVGQAQAKKAIAVALRNRYRRSRLPEQMIEEVVPKNILMIGPTGVGKTEIARRIAKLTGAPFIKVEATKFTEVGYVGRDVESMVRDLVEASIRTVKQEKVESVKEKAEKLANEAIVNVLVPSRKQSNSFKNPLEMFFGGQQQQQEDTSDQEEVSIQQQRRQTMWQLTNGQLEEQMIEIEVEDQSPSMFDMFQVPGTEQMGMQMQDMLGSLMPKRMKKRKLRIKDARKVLIQQEAQKLVDMDEVTQESIRRAEQHGIIFIDEIDKIAGKDGRGPDVSREGVQRDILPIVEGSTVMTKYGPVKTDYVLFIAAGAFHMAKPSDLIPELQGRFPIRVELTSLRVEDFVRILTEPKNALLKQYVALLETEGVRVEFTPEAIQELARLAAEVNQSTDNIGARRLHTILEKLLEDLSFEAPEIHLEVVQITPDYVKQKLGTIVGNKDLSQYIL is encoded by the coding sequence GTGCTGAATCTTGAGCAATTAACCCCGCGTAAGATCGTAGAGCATTTGGATAAATACATTGTCGGGCAGGCACAAGCCAAGAAAGCCATTGCTGTAGCGCTTCGCAACCGCTATCGTCGAAGTCGTTTGCCAGAGCAAATGATTGAAGAGGTTGTTCCAAAAAACATCTTGATGATCGGACCTACTGGTGTTGGAAAAACGGAAATCGCACGTCGGATTGCAAAACTGACAGGTGCTCCTTTTATTAAAGTAGAAGCAACGAAGTTTACGGAAGTCGGTTATGTAGGACGAGATGTGGAATCGATGGTCCGTGATCTGGTGGAAGCTTCTATCCGTACGGTCAAACAGGAAAAAGTAGAGTCGGTGAAAGAGAAAGCCGAGAAGCTTGCGAATGAAGCGATTGTGAACGTGCTTGTCCCATCTCGCAAGCAGTCGAACTCGTTCAAAAATCCGTTGGAGATGTTCTTTGGTGGACAGCAGCAACAGCAGGAGGATACCTCTGATCAAGAAGAAGTATCGATCCAGCAGCAACGCAGACAAACCATGTGGCAATTGACGAATGGCCAGTTAGAAGAGCAAATGATTGAGATTGAAGTCGAAGATCAATCACCTTCGATGTTTGACATGTTCCAGGTTCCGGGTACAGAACAAATGGGGATGCAAATGCAGGATATGCTCGGTAGCCTGATGCCTAAGCGGATGAAGAAACGAAAATTGCGAATAAAAGATGCGCGAAAGGTATTAATTCAGCAGGAAGCGCAAAAACTGGTGGATATGGACGAAGTTACGCAGGAGTCAATTCGTCGAGCTGAACAACACGGTATTATCTTCATTGACGAAATTGACAAGATTGCGGGTAAGGATGGGCGTGGCCCGGATGTATCCCGTGAAGGGGTCCAGCGTGATATTTTACCGATTGTGGAAGGCTCAACTGTGATGACTAAGTATGGTCCTGTCAAAACAGATTATGTTCTGTTTATCGCAGCTGGTGCTTTTCACATGGCAAAGCCATCAGATTTAATTCCTGAATTGCAAGGCCGTTTTCCGATTCGGGTGGAACTGACTAGCTTGCGCGTTGAAGATTTTGTCCGAATTTTGACTGAGCCTAAAAACGCGTTGCTTAAGCAGTACGTTGCCCTCTTGGAAACAGAAGGTGTGCGTGTTGAATTTACACCGGAAGCCATTCAGGAACTCGCTCGTCTCGCTGCTGAGGTCAATCAGAGCACAGATAACATTGGTGCTAGACGATTGCACACCATATTGGAGAAGCTACTGGAGGATCTCTCTTTTGAAGCCCCAGAAATCCACCTAGAAGTAGTACAGATTACCCCCGATTATGTCAAACAGAAATTAGGTACAATCGTGGGGAACAAAGACTTGAGTCAATATATTTTATAA
- the codY gene encoding GTP-sensing pleiotropic transcriptional regulator CodY encodes MDLLSKTRRINRMLQKSAGHAVNFNEMSQVLSDVIEANTYVVSRKGKLLGFAIHQEMDNSRMRKMLEERRFPEEYSMGLLKVDETSANLDVDSPYTIFPVEMKEVFRTGWTTLVPIMGGGDRLGTLILGRINDQFVDDDLILAEVGATVVGMEILRERSEAIEEEARSKAVVQMAIGSLSYSELEAVEHIFEELEGKEGLLVASKIADRVGITRSVIVNALRKLESAGVIESRSLGMKGTFIKVLNEKLLPELEKLKTS; translated from the coding sequence ATGGATCTACTGTCAAAAACAAGAAGAATTAACCGCATGTTGCAAAAATCCGCGGGTCATGCCGTGAACTTCAATGAAATGTCCCAAGTTTTGAGTGACGTTATCGAAGCAAATACTTATGTTGTAAGCCGCAAAGGAAAGCTTCTCGGCTTTGCGATTCATCAAGAGATGGATAACAGCCGTATGCGCAAAATGCTGGAAGAACGCCGTTTTCCAGAAGAGTACAGCATGGGGTTACTGAAAGTAGATGAAACATCTGCGAACCTGGATGTAGATAGCCCATACACCATTTTCCCAGTTGAAATGAAAGAAGTATTCCGTACAGGTTGGACGACGCTCGTTCCAATCATGGGTGGAGGAGATCGTCTCGGTACGCTGATTTTGGGTCGCATTAATGATCAATTTGTCGATGACGACCTGATTCTTGCAGAAGTAGGGGCAACTGTAGTAGGTATGGAAATCTTGCGCGAGCGTTCTGAAGCAATCGAAGAAGAAGCGCGCAGCAAAGCGGTTGTGCAAATGGCGATTGGTTCCCTCTCTTATAGTGAGTTGGAAGCAGTTGAACATATTTTTGAAGAACTCGAAGGCAAAGAAGGCTTGCTCGTAGCCTCCAAAATCGCGGATCGCGTAGGGATTACTCGCTCCGTAATTGTAAACGCACTGCGTAAACTGGAGAGTGCGGGTGTTATCGAATCCCGTTCTTTGGGAATGAAAGGTACCTTCATTAAAGTGCTGAATGAAAAGCTGTTGCCTGAACTGGAGAAGCTCAAAACCTCGTAA
- the flgB gene encoding flagellar basal body rod protein FlgB, translated as MLDSYHLQVLERSLDAATLRHRTIANNLANIDTPQFKSQQVIFESFLQDELNARAGNGKLEAYRTNQRHLPFGNVGGVAVPQVVSNPNNFIQNSGNDVDLESETTELAKNQIWYSGLTQLTAGHFQKLRSVIEGGGK; from the coding sequence ATGCTGGATAGTTACCATCTGCAGGTCCTGGAGAGATCACTCGACGCTGCAACATTGCGACATAGAACGATCGCAAACAACCTTGCCAACATAGACACCCCTCAATTCAAAAGTCAGCAAGTCATCTTTGAGAGCTTTTTGCAAGATGAGTTGAATGCAAGAGCGGGAAATGGCAAGTTAGAAGCGTATCGGACCAATCAACGACACCTCCCGTTTGGAAATGTAGGGGGCGTTGCAGTACCGCAGGTTGTGTCCAATCCGAATAACTTCATTCAGAACAGTGGCAATGATGTTGACTTGGAATCAGAAACAACAGAATTGGCTAAGAACCAAATTTGGTACAGCGGTTTAACGCAATTGACAGCAGGACATTTTCAGAAACTACGCAGTGTAATTGAGGGTGGAGGTAAATAA
- the flgC gene encoding flagellar basal body rod protein FlgC, which yields MSLFQGINTSASALTANRLRLDTISSNIANAETTRANFVDGAWQPYRRKMVELSPQTNGTFDNFLQAAVGTVSGSQGGQGVKVTAIQEDNTPFKRVFDPSHPDADQDGYLLMPNVDPMKEMVDMISASRSYEANVTALNASKSMMLKALEIK from the coding sequence ATGAGCTTGTTTCAGGGGATTAACACAAGTGCTTCTGCCTTAACAGCTAACCGCTTGCGATTGGATACGATTTCTTCCAACATTGCAAATGCGGAAACCACTCGAGCAAACTTCGTAGATGGCGCCTGGCAGCCATATCGGAGGAAAATGGTGGAGTTGTCACCTCAAACAAATGGAACATTTGATAACTTCCTGCAAGCAGCCGTAGGGACGGTCTCAGGAAGTCAGGGTGGACAAGGTGTGAAGGTCACAGCGATTCAAGAAGACAATACTCCGTTTAAGCGAGTATTTGATCCATCTCATCCAGATGCAGATCAAGACGGATATCTCTTGATGCCGAATGTCGACCCGATGAAAGAGATGGTGGACATGATCTCCGCATCAAGATCATACGAAGCCAACGTGACAGCATTGAACGCTTCCAAATCGATGATGCTAAAAGCATTGGAAATCAAGTAA
- the fliE gene encoding flagellar hook-basal body complex protein FliE: MEMSAISQLTPIRTPSVNKPTPAEVSQEFSSFLSDAMNKVNQAQVESSNLADKFAAGEITDLHQLTVAGQKASVMLQMTMQVRNKMIESYQEIMRMPI; this comes from the coding sequence ATGGAAATGAGTGCAATCTCCCAACTAACGCCAATTCGTACACCGAGTGTGAACAAGCCAACCCCAGCTGAAGTTTCACAAGAATTCTCATCGTTTCTATCGGATGCCATGAATAAAGTGAATCAGGCGCAAGTAGAATCGTCGAATCTTGCCGACAAGTTTGCAGCGGGAGAAATTACCGATTTGCACCAATTGACTGTTGCAGGTCAAAAAGCTTCCGTGATGCTACAAATGACTATGCAGGTCAGGAATAAGATGATTGAGTCTTATCAAGAAATCATGCGCATGCCGATTTGA